A window of the Desulfobacula toluolica Tol2 genome harbors these coding sequences:
- a CDS encoding alginate export family protein: protein MKIVKKSACMIACCAIISMITCTVAVAEQSTSLYSTVLGPGNMELGINQRFRYEYLDEYNIKKFGTGHDDNVLLSRTQLYLKYEIPHGPSFFLQGQDSRFWFSDDINKDDYIQQCPYYNDFDLRQAYIEWRKIANTALGFKAGRQTIGYGDGRIFAGGSWGNVGRHLWDAVIMSYAIEKVKFNFIYGQKILFDWNEFDGDHYDYDVYSLYVQTKPVSGHVLDLFYVLKNNDDSANGKDELTVHTVGFYGKGKWRQLDYNATAAYQFGEDGPDDIAAYMMHAQMGYTLPHRFQPRLSAGYTIGSGDDDPNDGDKKTYDGVFGGIASYYGRMNLFSGSNLEDLQAEISIKPCKGVSVSLDYHWFSLAEKKDAWYYCNNKAMRKDNTGSSGSDLGQELDLICKYKVNPHLELMAGYAFFVPGSFAENTGSSEDAHWGFTQVTISF from the coding sequence ATGAAAATTGTAAAAAAATCGGCGTGCATGATTGCCTGTTGTGCCATCATCTCAATGATAACTTGCACGGTTGCCGTTGCCGAACAGAGTACATCCCTGTATAGCACTGTTTTAGGACCGGGAAATATGGAGTTGGGGATCAATCAGCGTTTTAGATATGAATATCTGGACGAGTATAACATAAAAAAATTTGGAACAGGTCATGACGACAATGTTCTTTTGAGCCGGACACAATTGTACTTGAAATATGAAATTCCACATGGCCCGTCCTTTTTTCTTCAGGGACAGGATTCGCGTTTTTGGTTTTCCGATGACATTAACAAGGATGATTATATTCAGCAATGTCCTTATTATAACGACTTTGATCTGCGGCAGGCATACATTGAATGGAGAAAAATTGCAAATACTGCGTTGGGCTTCAAGGCCGGGCGGCAAACAATCGGATACGGGGACGGTCGAATTTTTGCCGGTGGAAGCTGGGGCAATGTGGGCCGTCATCTTTGGGATGCCGTTATCATGAGCTATGCAATAGAAAAGGTAAAATTTAATTTTATTTACGGCCAGAAAATTCTCTTTGACTGGAATGAATTTGATGGGGATCATTACGACTATGATGTTTATAGTTTGTATGTTCAAACAAAGCCCGTCAGCGGCCATGTCCTTGATTTGTTTTATGTACTCAAAAATAATGATGACAGTGCAAATGGAAAAGATGAGCTAACGGTTCATACAGTCGGTTTTTACGGGAAAGGCAAATGGCGTCAGCTTGACTACAATGCCACTGCCGCATATCAATTTGGAGAGGATGGACCGGACGATATTGCAGCTTATATGATGCATGCCCAGATGGGATATACGTTGCCGCACCGTTTTCAGCCGCGCCTTTCAGCAGGATATACTATCGGTTCAGGAGATGACGACCCCAATGACGGTGACAAAAAAACCTATGACGGAGTTTTTGGCGGGATTGCCTCGTATTATGGACGAATGAATCTTTTTTCAGGATCAAACCTGGAGGATCTGCAAGCCGAAATAAGCATCAAACCCTGCAAGGGAGTTTCTGTCAGCCTGGATTACCACTGGTTTAGCCTGGCTGAGAAAAAAGACGCCTGGTATTACTGCAACAACAAGGCAATGCGCAAAGACAATACCGGATCATCAGGATCGGATCTTGGACAGGAACTTGATCTGATCTGCAAATATAAAGTCAACCCTCACCTGGAATTGATGGCAGGGTATGCATTTTTCGTTCCCGGATCATTTGCTGAAAACACTGGTTCGTCTGAGGATGCTCACTGGGGATTCACCCAGGTCACGATATCATTTTAA
- a CDS encoding M42 family metallopeptidase encodes MNSVEIIEQLSNAPGVSGFEDEVIHAAGKYMGPAFSLEEDRIRNLFIHRTACECIASQKNLPKVMLDAHSDEVGFMIQSVNTSGTLKFLPLGGWNPQSISAHAVKIRNTKGKWIKGVVASKPTHFMTPDEIKKPVNIAGMVIDIGATSKKEVTEKFNIRIGAPVVPDVVFSYDSENDLIFGKAFDDRLGCAALLEIMKSHVQNDMAVDVVGVLSSQEELGLRGANISVKKTNPDVAIVLEGTPADDTFNTNDFIQAGLRKGPQIRHMDKSVLANPRFVKFAIDIAEKNKIPFQEAVRSSGGTNAGVINLHDRSVPTITLGIPVRYIHSHHGIATMTDFTNTVKWCKQILKNLNRDIIEGF; translated from the coding sequence TTGAATTCAGTTGAAATAATCGAACAACTTTCAAATGCCCCGGGCGTTTCCGGGTTTGAAGATGAGGTCATCCATGCGGCAGGAAAATATATGGGACCGGCCTTTTCTCTTGAGGAAGACCGGATAAGGAATCTTTTTATCCATCGCACCGCTTGCGAATGTATAGCTTCCCAAAAAAACCTTCCAAAAGTCATGCTGGATGCCCACTCCGATGAAGTCGGGTTTATGATACAGTCCGTCAACACCAGCGGGACTCTCAAATTTTTGCCCCTGGGCGGCTGGAATCCCCAGAGCATTAGTGCTCATGCCGTTAAAATCCGAAACACCAAAGGCAAATGGATAAAAGGAGTTGTTGCCTCCAAACCCACACATTTCATGACACCTGATGAAATAAAAAAACCCGTAAATATTGCCGGCATGGTCATAGACATAGGAGCCACATCAAAAAAGGAAGTGACGGAAAAGTTTAATATCAGAATCGGCGCACCGGTTGTACCTGATGTGGTGTTTTCTTATGACAGCGAAAACGACCTGATATTCGGCAAAGCCTTTGATGACCGGCTAGGATGCGCAGCCCTTCTGGAAATCATGAAAAGTCATGTTCAAAATGATATGGCAGTTGATGTGGTGGGAGTTTTGTCATCCCAGGAAGAACTTGGCTTGAGGGGAGCAAACATTTCAGTAAAAAAAACAAACCCGGATGTTGCCATTGTGCTTGAAGGCACACCGGCAGACGACACTTTCAACACCAATGATTTTATCCAGGCCGGATTGAGAAAAGGCCCCCAGATCCGCCATATGGACAAGTCCGTGCTGGCAAATCCACGGTTTGTCAAATTTGCCATTGATATTGCCGAAAAAAACAAGATTCCGTTTCAGGAGGCTGTCCGGTCAAGCGGCGGAACCAATGCCGGTGTTATCAATCTTCATGACAGAAGCGTTCCCACCATCACCTTAGGCATCCCGGTACGATACATTCATTCCCACCACGGAATTGCCACCATGACGGATTTCACGAACACGGTCAAATGGTGCAAACAGATCCTGAAAAACTTGAACCGGGATATTATTGAGGGCTTCTAA
- a CDS encoding GNAT family N-acetyltransferase has product MIIAQIETIDEIKPIFREYLKYMSRFFKIDNYDLWCKGALKNLQLYLIKEDRHVYLLKKSDVLIGFAMINKHLRFNTKGVAVAEFYIKKGHEKKGYGRKLAEHVFAQLPGNWEVAVTLKNSSALAFWEHVVSSYTHGKFIKKRKPSFSGYGFLFNVSGQSASVL; this is encoded by the coding sequence ATGATAATAGCTCAAATAGAGACAATTGACGAAATTAAACCGATTTTTAGAGAATATTTAAAATATATGAGCCGGTTTTTTAAAATTGATAATTATGATTTGTGGTGTAAAGGCGCGCTGAAAAATTTACAACTCTATTTGATTAAAGAGGATCGGCATGTTTATCTTTTAAAGAAATCAGACGTTCTCATTGGTTTTGCCATGATCAATAAACATTTGCGGTTCAATACCAAAGGAGTTGCAGTTGCAGAGTTCTACATTAAAAAAGGTCATGAGAAAAAAGGGTATGGACGTAAACTTGCCGAACATGTGTTTGCACAATTGCCTGGTAACTGGGAGGTTGCAGTTACATTGAAAAACAGTTCAGCCCTGGCGTTTTGGGAACATGTGGTATCCTCTTACACCCATGGTAAATTTATAAAAAAAAGGAAGCCTTCCTTTAGCGGATACGGCTTCCTTTTCAATGTTTCAGGACAAAGCGCTTCTGTTCTTTAA
- a CDS encoding NYN domain-containing protein, protein MKKFIAVYIDLENVAGILDLDVMIQDIILEESKVDPEEYIFAVKFACGHTHSITKLRDQLIDYNFEIREAPHVTGKKNRADLIISLDAFEKLYLEKPSIDRFVFVTRDSDFSVIMDLLRKYGKEVWLITQEGDEQRPIFRNCTDNIIVIPRKKTLPQMDKAGSVKQDAAPIKNNIQIPEKNIETAKDKIAKELFMKVLVRLEPSEKHLLNGIANKMRQLDKSFKIRNTSYKKMTTLAKEFEKKGWFKTRKNKDGHLMIQDLEAE, encoded by the coding sequence ATGAAAAAATTTATTGCAGTTTATATTGATCTTGAAAATGTGGCGGGAATTTTAGATCTGGACGTCATGATCCAGGATATTATTCTGGAAGAAAGCAAAGTAGATCCGGAAGAATATATTTTTGCGGTCAAGTTTGCCTGTGGACATACCCATTCTATAACAAAACTCAGGGATCAACTTATAGATTATAATTTTGAAATTAGAGAGGCGCCCCATGTGACCGGCAAGAAAAATCGTGCGGATCTGATTATCAGCCTGGACGCATTTGAAAAACTTTATCTTGAAAAGCCGTCAATTGACCGTTTTGTTTTTGTCACCCGTGATTCTGATTTTTCGGTTATCATGGATCTTTTGAGAAAATACGGCAAGGAGGTCTGGCTGATTACCCAGGAAGGCGATGAACAAAGGCCGATTTTTCGCAATTGTACGGATAACATTATCGTGATTCCCAGAAAAAAGACGTTGCCTCAAATGGACAAAGCAGGTTCTGTCAAACAAGATGCCGCACCAATAAAAAATAATATTCAGATACCTGAGAAGAATATTGAAACAGCTAAAGATAAAATTGCCAAAGAATTGTTTATGAAAGTTCTCGTGCGTCTTGAACCAAGTGAAAAACATTTGTTAAACGGCATTGCAAACAAAATGAGACAACTGGACAAATCATTTAAAATTCGAAATACCAGTTATAAAAAAATGACCACCCTTGCAAAAGAGTTTGAAAAAAAAGGCTGGTTTAAAACCAGGAAAAACAAAGACGGTCACCTTATGATTCAAGATTTGGAAGCAGAATGA